In Treponema vincentii, a single window of DNA contains:
- a CDS encoding BadF/BadG/BcrA/BcrD ATPase family protein, which yields MSARRYPALHAANPSAGAAPFRRLHFLDQLRQRFIETLHLTDDEIIVPEKSELFVALGAALSAGSNQSLRASPHRTVNNGAETANIACTAPTQTQLLRTGFRTQPSPMPEITDTTVFTNPAALTVEILRDKLGSLADAEMQEVQRLPPLFENEAALAAFRERHGRERAETAPLETASVPVFLGMDAGSTTTKAVLIDQEGRILWQFYESNAGNPVNLAVTMLQSLYKQIPSAAHIARSLSTGYGEGLFQAAFGVDAGEVETIAHHRAAEFFLPGVEFCSTSAGRI from the coding sequence TTGTCAGCCAGACGATATCCGGCCTTGCATGCGGCAAACCCATCCGCGGGCGCTGCGCCTTTTAGGCGGCTTCACTTTCTTGACCAACTACGGCAGCGGTTTATCGAAACCCTGCACCTTACGGATGACGAAATCATCGTGCCGGAAAAATCGGAACTCTTTGTTGCACTCGGTGCAGCGCTCAGCGCCGGTTCCAATCAATCGCTGAGAGCATCACCCCACCGGACTGTCAACAACGGCGCGGAAACAGCGAATATTGCCTGTACGGCGCCAACGCAGACACAACTGCTGCGAACGGGCTTCCGTACTCAGCCGAGTCCGATGCCGGAAATCACCGATACAACGGTATTTACCAATCCCGCAGCCTTGACCGTGGAAATACTGCGGGATAAGCTCGGCTCCCTTGCCGATGCGGAAATGCAGGAAGTGCAGCGGCTTCCGCCCCTCTTTGAAAACGAAGCGGCGCTTGCGGCTTTCCGCGAACGGCATGGACGGGAACGGGCGGAAACCGCTCCGCTTGAAACCGCTTCCGTCCCGGTGTTCCTCGGTATGGACGCCGGTTCCACCACAACAAAGGCCGTACTCATCGACCAAGAGGGAAGAATCCTCTGGCAGTTTTACGAATCGAATGCAGGCAATCCGGTCAATCTTGCGGTAACCATGCTGCAATCCCTCTATAAACAGATCCCGAGTGCTGCACATATTGCCCGCTCTTTATCTACCGGCTACGGTGAAGGGCTCTTTCAAGCGGCTTTCGGCGTGGACGCAGGAGAAGTGGAAACCATCGCGCACCACCGCGCAGCCGAATTCTTCCTTCCCGGCGTCGAATTTTGCTCGACATCGGCGGGCAGGATATGA
- a CDS encoding BadF/BadG/BcrA/BcrD ATPase family protein has product MILTDTLRMGIDVGSTTVKTVILSADNSIVYSRYERHRADIRKTIILVVTEALDEVAKMYGSRAQLQVRVTGSGGLAVSKWLSVPFVQEVVAAAVAVQAKIPQTDVAIELGGEDAKITYFGRSVEQRMNGTCAGGTGAFIDQMAALLETDATGLNELAKNATTIYPIAARCGVFAKTDVQPLINEGARREDIAASIFQAVVSQTISGLACGKPIRGRCAF; this is encoded by the coding sequence ATGATTTTGACCGATACACTTCGCATGGGAATTGATGTCGGATCGACGACCGTAAAAACGGTGATTCTTTCCGCTGATAATTCCATCGTATATAGCAGATATGAACGGCACCGCGCCGATATCCGCAAGACAATTATTCTGGTGGTAACGGAAGCCTTGGATGAGGTGGCAAAAATGTACGGCAGCCGCGCTCAGTTACAAGTGCGGGTAACCGGATCCGGCGGTTTGGCTGTTTCAAAGTGGCTCTCCGTGCCTTTCGTGCAGGAGGTTGTCGCCGCGGCCGTCGCCGTGCAGGCAAAGATTCCACAAACCGATGTTGCTATCGAGTTGGGCGGCGAAGATGCTAAAATAACCTACTTCGGCCGTTCGGTTGAGCAGCGTATGAACGGCACCTGTGCGGGCGGTACGGGCGCCTTTATCGACCAAATGGCGGCGCTCCTCGAAACCGATGCGACGGGGTTAAATGAGCTTGCCAAAAATGCGACAACGATTTATCCCATCGCCGCCCGCTGCGGGGTCTTTGCAAAGACCGACGTACAGCCCCTCATCAACGAAGGAGCGCGGCGGGAAGATATTGCCGCGAGTATCTTTCAGGCGGTTGTCAGCCAGACGATATCCGGCCTTGCATGCGGCAAACCCATCCGCGGGCGCTGCGCCTTTTAG
- the rsmD gene encoding 16S rRNA (guanine(966)-N(2))-methyltransferase RsmD has translation MRITGGTLKNRQVQCPKGIIRPAMDRMRESLFAILGDLEGKSFLDLFTGSGMCGLEAYSRGAYPVVLVEKDKDKFPILLKNAALADKKLECKCMPVELYLQRSKNIFDIIYLDPPFPYQFHYDLLHTIAEKPILAAGGLALIHRPKEKELPDQILSLTRIDQRAYGRSIVDFYRKATSF, from the coding sequence ATGCGCATAACAGGTGGAACGCTGAAAAATCGACAAGTTCAATGCCCTAAAGGTATTATCAGACCGGCAATGGATAGGATGCGGGAATCCCTTTTTGCGATTTTAGGTGATTTGGAAGGAAAGTCTTTTTTAGATCTTTTTACCGGATCCGGTATGTGCGGACTTGAAGCCTATTCGCGGGGAGCGTACCCAGTCGTTTTGGTGGAAAAAGACAAGGATAAATTCCCTATTTTGTTAAAAAATGCGGCACTGGCGGATAAAAAGCTTGAGTGTAAATGTATGCCGGTGGAACTTTATCTCCAGCGCTCTAAAAATATCTTTGATATTATCTATCTTGATCCTCCGTTTCCGTATCAGTTCCATTATGATCTATTACATACAATCGCAGAAAAGCCGATTCTTGCCGCGGGAGGGCTTGCGTTGATACACCGTCCTAAAGAAAAAGAGCTGCCGGATCAAATTTTATCGTTAACTCGCATCGATCAACGCGCTTATGGGCGTTCGATAGTGGATTTTTATCGAAAGGCAACCTCCTTTTGA
- a CDS encoding FprA family A-type flavoprotein produces the protein MYNVREITKDVWWVGGHDHRLTLFENMHPIPLGVSYNAYLLFDKKSTILFDTAEWTSCPQLMENITYLLEKYGRDKVDYLVVNHMECDHSSSVTTVLDKWAPTIISTEKGFMLMRQFAYNPDNYKTDTVKEGDTRTFEDHTIAFVEAPMVHWPEVMVTLDVTNGVLFSADAFGSFIALDGKLFAKEVNYPRDWIDEARRYLTNIVGKYGPEVMHLVGKVLKLDLLPKIKYICALHGLVWEADNFPYILDKYLHWATYTPEEKGVLLVYGSIYGNTESAAFALASKIVEKGITNVSVYDTSSTHVSYLISEAFKFSHIVICSPTYNLNIFPPIHEFLDHMRLLNLQNRKIAIVENGSWAVRSGDLIQEFIEKNMDDMEIINERITIASTMSPDKGYELDSMAQAIADSMNATNISLPEGVPQLDVSGIHFARERR, from the coding sequence ATGTACAATGTACGTGAAATTACAAAAGATGTATGGTGGGTCGGTGGACACGATCACCGCTTAACACTATTTGAAAATATGCATCCGATACCCCTCGGAGTGAGCTATAACGCCTATCTTCTGTTTGATAAGAAGAGTACCATTCTTTTTGATACGGCGGAATGGACATCCTGCCCGCAGCTGATGGAAAATATCACCTATTTGCTGGAAAAGTACGGACGCGATAAGGTTGACTACTTGGTTGTAAACCACATGGAGTGCGATCACTCTTCCTCCGTTACCACTGTGCTGGACAAATGGGCGCCGACGATTATCTCTACGGAAAAAGGCTTTATGCTGATGCGTCAGTTTGCCTATAATCCTGACAATTACAAAACGGACACCGTCAAAGAAGGAGACACCCGCACCTTTGAAGATCACACTATCGCCTTTGTTGAAGCGCCGATGGTGCACTGGCCTGAGGTTATGGTTACGCTTGATGTAACCAATGGGGTATTGTTCTCTGCAGATGCATTCGGTTCGTTTATTGCGCTTGACGGAAAGCTCTTTGCAAAAGAAGTAAACTACCCGCGCGACTGGATTGATGAAGCACGGCGCTATCTGACGAATATCGTCGGCAAATACGGCCCCGAAGTTATGCATCTTGTCGGAAAGGTACTCAAGCTCGACCTGCTCCCTAAGATTAAATACATCTGTGCACTGCACGGTTTGGTATGGGAGGCGGACAACTTCCCCTACATCCTCGATAAATACCTGCACTGGGCGACGTATACGCCGGAAGAAAAAGGCGTGTTACTGGTGTACGGCTCCATTTACGGCAATACCGAATCGGCGGCCTTTGCACTTGCTTCAAAGATTGTTGAAAAAGGCATTACGAATGTGTCGGTGTACGATACGTCGAGTACCCATGTGTCGTATCTTATCTCCGAGGCATTCAAGTTCAGCCACATCGTGATCTGCTCGCCGACATACAATCTGAACATTTTCCCGCCGATCCATGAATTCTTGGATCACATGCGGCTTTTGAACTTGCAGAATAGAAAGATTGCTATTGTGGAAAACGGTTCATGGGCGGTACGGTCGGGTGACCTCATTCAGGAATTCATTGAAAAGAATATGGATGATATGGAAATTATCAATGAACGTATCACCATTGCTTCGACGATGAGCCCCGATAAGGGCTATGAACTCGACTCCATGGCTCAAGCCATCGCCGATTCTATGAATGCGACGAATATTTCCTTACCGGAAGGTGTGCCGCAGCTTGATGTCTCCGGCATCCATTTCGCACGGGAAAGAAGATAA
- a CDS encoding FAD-binding protein yields the protein MAVARLKGDPRIGITGMRKRIFPDGDTMKEKVHKVIQQLVEVERFKFYKDVDINSLMAMAPIGVSGGRGVKDKETWHLIEDLAKAAGASIGSSRPAAETLKYVPVQRYVGMSGQKFKGNLYFAIGISGAIQHLKGIKDASRIIAINKNKKAPIFSHCDYGIVGDLEEVVPLLIEELNALSKEELTFPYPKIKKAPVPRPSPIGPRYVCLGCGYKYVPEEGNKDADIPPETLFEHLDPEFTCPDCGEAKDRFIKLTFRNN from the coding sequence ATGGCAGTAGCTCGATTAAAAGGTGATCCGAGAATCGGTATTACCGGCATGCGCAAACGTATCTTCCCCGACGGCGATACGATGAAAGAAAAAGTCCACAAGGTAATTCAACAGTTGGTTGAAGTTGAACGCTTTAAGTTCTACAAAGATGTGGATATCAATTCACTGATGGCGATGGCGCCGATCGGTGTTTCAGGCGGCCGCGGAGTAAAGGACAAAGAAACGTGGCATCTCATTGAAGATTTGGCAAAGGCAGCAGGGGCATCAATCGGTTCTTCCCGCCCCGCAGCGGAAACCTTGAAGTACGTTCCGGTACAACGCTATGTCGGCATGTCCGGCCAAAAGTTTAAAGGGAACTTATATTTTGCCATCGGTATTTCCGGAGCTATTCAGCACCTAAAAGGCATTAAGGATGCTTCCCGCATTATCGCCATCAACAAGAACAAGAAAGCGCCGATTTTTTCACACTGCGACTACGGTATTGTCGGCGATTTGGAAGAAGTTGTTCCGCTCTTAATTGAAGAGTTAAACGCGCTTTCAAAAGAAGAACTGACCTTCCCCTATCCGAAAATTAAAAAAGCGCCCGTGCCCCGCCCCTCGCCTATCGGCCCCCGTTATGTCTGTCTGGGCTGCGGCTATAAGTATGTACCGGAAGAAGGAAATAAGGATGCGGATATCCCGCCTGAAACCTTGTTCGAACATCTCGATCCGGAATTCACCTGTCCCGACTGCGGCGAAGCGAAAGACCGCTTTATCAAGCTGACCTTCCGCAACAACTAA
- a CDS encoding acyl-CoA dehydrogenase family protein: MLFKTTEAHEALRKQVREWAEKEVKPIVLEKDRGPVEEAWMEDQVKQMAAHGWLGVPYSKDYGGAGLDVISYAIVVEELSRVDGGIGVICSAHTSLGAYPIAEFGTEAQKQKYLIPLAKGEKIGAFGLTEPNAGSDAGGTETEYIDDGTNYILNGSKIFITNAPKADTYVVFAANPDVPGTKGISAFIVEKGDEGFEFGEHYDKLGIRTSATAELIFNEVTIPHDRLLGKEGEGFKIAMKTLDGGRIGIAAQALGIAQGAYEEAVKYARTREQFGKPIGAQQNLGFKLADMLTKIEAARLLIYKAAEKKENHEDYGLDSAMAKMYASDIALEVVNNALQIHGGSGFIKGIPVEKMYRDAKITTIYEGTNEIQRLVIASKILGKLGKANR; the protein is encoded by the coding sequence ATGTTATTCAAAACGACAGAAGCACACGAAGCCTTGCGAAAGCAAGTTCGTGAATGGGCGGAAAAAGAAGTAAAACCGATCGTGCTCGAAAAAGACCGCGGCCCGGTTGAAGAGGCGTGGATGGAAGATCAGGTAAAGCAAATGGCTGCTCACGGATGGCTTGGAGTTCCCTATTCAAAGGACTACGGCGGAGCAGGACTCGATGTTATCAGTTATGCGATTGTTGTTGAAGAACTTTCCCGCGTGGACGGCGGTATCGGCGTAATCTGTTCAGCTCATACGTCGTTAGGCGCATATCCGATCGCGGAGTTCGGTACGGAAGCGCAAAAGCAGAAATATTTGATTCCCCTTGCGAAGGGCGAAAAAATCGGTGCATTCGGTTTGACAGAACCCAATGCAGGCAGCGACGCCGGCGGCACCGAAACCGAATATATCGATGACGGAACCAATTATATTCTGAACGGTTCAAAGATATTCATTACAAATGCGCCTAAGGCTGACACCTATGTTGTATTTGCAGCGAATCCCGACGTTCCCGGTACCAAAGGTATTAGCGCTTTTATCGTAGAAAAAGGAGATGAAGGCTTTGAGTTCGGCGAACACTATGACAAGCTCGGTATCCGTACTTCCGCAACTGCGGAGCTCATCTTCAACGAAGTAACGATCCCGCATGACCGCTTGCTCGGCAAGGAAGGTGAAGGATTCAAAATCGCTATGAAGACCCTCGACGGCGGCCGTATCGGTATTGCGGCGCAGGCGCTCGGTATCGCACAGGGCGCGTATGAAGAAGCGGTAAAATATGCACGCACCCGCGAACAGTTCGGTAAACCGATCGGAGCCCAGCAGAATTTAGGTTTTAAGTTGGCCGATATGCTGACAAAGATCGAAGCAGCCCGCCTGCTCATCTACAAAGCTGCGGAAAAGAAAGAAAACCACGAGGACTACGGCCTCGATTCCGCAATGGCAAAGATGTATGCATCGGATATCGCGCTTGAAGTGGTAAATAATGCACTCCAAATCCACGGCGGTTCAGGCTTTATCAAAGGGATTCCGGTAGAAAAGATGTATCGCGATGCCAAGATTACCACCATCTACGAAGGCACCAACGAAATTCAGCGGCTCGTTATTGCGTCGAAAATATTGGGAAAACTCGGTAAGGCAAATCGGTAA
- a CDS encoding sigma-54 interaction domain-containing protein, which translates to MMEMEFYKIIFEEVLRLSDDGFIVVDKHAIVTDINDRYSAFLGKPKEEIIGRPITDVIPNSKMADIMRNEYREELAMHKYIPGYVRDATNDFVLVSRTYVKDSAGDTIGGVAQVHFREQAIQSARRMLKEYNELEFLREQYKQFNGFQLGFKDIIGKSTAIQSKKREAMRASKTNFSVLITGESGTGKEVFAKAIHYASRRCRRPFVSVNCAAIPGELLEAELFGYEEGSFTGAKKGGRKGKFIQADGGTIFLDEIGDMPLVMQAKILRVLQEREVDMVGGTKPIPVDIRVISATRKNLENMIREGTFREDLYYRLNVINIHLPPLRERTEDIPCLVQYYMDKLNREYKRNVGISKKVIEAFYRHSWNGNVRELDNVIKGAYAVCDDLEILPSDLPTKFEFKDENEPEKKIPQTAPPPERTGKPREGTLEAVRIAGSMKEFLKSQEKEMILAAYEKFHTVRKASAYLGMSMPTYVRKRREYLSEEEMTV; encoded by the coding sequence ATGATGGAAATGGAATTTTACAAAATTATTTTTGAAGAAGTGCTTCGCCTCTCGGACGACGGCTTTATCGTGGTGGATAAGCATGCAATCGTCACGGACATCAACGATCGCTACAGCGCCTTTTTAGGAAAACCTAAGGAGGAAATCATCGGCAGGCCGATCACAGACGTGATTCCCAACAGCAAGATGGCGGATATCATGCGGAACGAGTACAGGGAGGAGCTGGCCATGCACAAATATATACCGGGCTATGTGCGGGATGCAACCAACGACTTTGTACTGGTAAGCCGTACTTATGTGAAAGATTCGGCGGGCGACACGATCGGCGGTGTAGCGCAGGTCCATTTCCGTGAGCAGGCGATACAATCTGCAAGACGGATGCTCAAAGAGTATAACGAACTTGAATTTCTGCGCGAGCAGTATAAGCAGTTCAATGGATTCCAGTTGGGATTCAAAGACATCATCGGCAAAAGTACTGCGATTCAAAGTAAGAAGCGGGAGGCAATGCGGGCGTCTAAAACAAACTTCTCCGTGCTGATCACTGGAGAAAGCGGCACCGGAAAAGAAGTGTTTGCAAAAGCGATCCACTACGCCAGCCGTCGTTGCCGTCGGCCGTTTGTAAGCGTAAACTGTGCAGCCATACCAGGGGAGCTTTTGGAAGCCGAGTTATTCGGCTATGAGGAGGGGTCGTTCACAGGGGCTAAGAAAGGCGGCCGCAAGGGCAAGTTCATCCAAGCAGACGGCGGAACCATCTTTCTGGATGAAATAGGGGATATGCCGCTCGTGATGCAAGCGAAAATATTGCGTGTCCTACAGGAACGCGAAGTGGACATGGTGGGAGGAACAAAACCTATCCCAGTGGATATTCGCGTGATTTCGGCAACAAGGAAAAATTTGGAGAACATGATCCGCGAGGGAACATTCCGCGAGGATTTATACTACCGGTTGAATGTAATCAATATTCATTTGCCGCCGCTGCGAGAGAGAACCGAGGACATCCCCTGTCTGGTTCAATATTATATGGACAAACTGAACAGAGAATACAAGCGGAATGTGGGAATATCCAAGAAGGTGATCGAAGCCTTCTACCGCCACAGTTGGAACGGAAATGTGCGAGAGCTTGATAATGTCATCAAAGGGGCTTATGCCGTTTGCGATGATTTGGAAATCCTTCCTTCCGATCTTCCGACTAAATTTGAGTTCAAAGATGAAAATGAACCAGAGAAAAAGATACCCCAGACAGCGCCTCCACCGGAACGGACAGGAAAGCCAAGAGAGGGAACGCTGGAAGCTGTTCGTATTGCAGGATCTATGAAGGAATTTTTGAAAAGTCAGGAAAAGGAAATGATCTTAGCCGCCTATGAAAAATTTCATACCGTGCGCAAAGCCTCGGCCTATCTAGGCATGAGTATGCCAACCTATGTCAGAAAGAGGCGGGAATATTTGAGCGAAGAGGAAATGACTGTCTAG
- a CDS encoding enoyl-CoA hydratase-related protein → MKFTEAAKTTEFVKAELEGKLAVLTMNRPKALNALNDQTLDELERLFTAIEKDREVLGVILTGEGRAFVAGADISQMSGYGVEEGRLYSDRAQKLFNKIEILEKPVIAAVNGFALGGGCELAMSCDIRIASEQAIFGQPEVNLGLMPCFGGTQRLPRLVGTGIAKELIYTCRQVKAQEAKEIGLVNKVVPAESLLGEAKTMMAMILSKSPIAIGYCKAAINRGADTDLRNGLEIEKECWAIVFGTKDKEEGISAFLEKRMPQFPNQY, encoded by the coding sequence ATGAAGTTTACAGAAGCGGCAAAAACAACAGAGTTTGTGAAAGCGGAACTGGAGGGAAAGCTCGCGGTACTGACAATGAACAGGCCAAAGGCTTTGAATGCACTGAATGACCAGACGCTTGACGAGTTGGAGAGGCTGTTTACAGCGATCGAAAAAGACCGTGAGGTACTTGGCGTCATCCTAACTGGCGAAGGGCGTGCCTTTGTTGCAGGTGCGGATATCTCGCAGATGTCCGGCTATGGCGTGGAAGAAGGTCGTCTTTACTCAGATAGAGCGCAGAAGCTTTTCAACAAAATCGAGATTTTGGAAAAGCCGGTAATCGCAGCGGTGAACGGGTTTGCACTGGGCGGAGGCTGCGAGTTGGCTATGAGCTGCGATATTCGCATCGCTTCCGAGCAAGCGATTTTCGGGCAACCGGAAGTCAATTTGGGACTTATGCCCTGTTTTGGCGGAACTCAGCGTCTTCCCCGACTGGTTGGTACTGGCATTGCCAAGGAACTTATCTACACCTGTCGCCAGGTGAAGGCGCAGGAGGCAAAGGAAATCGGTCTTGTCAACAAAGTAGTGCCAGCCGAATCTCTGCTGGGGGAGGCAAAGACCATGATGGCGATGATCCTTTCCAAATCTCCCATTGCGATCGGCTATTGTAAGGCGGCCATCAACCGCGGGGCAGATACAGACCTTCGTAATGGCCTTGAAATCGAAAAAGAATGTTGGGCGATCGTGTTTGGTACCAAGGATAAGGAGGAAGGTATCAGTGCCTTCTTGGAAAAACGCATGCCCCAGTTCCCAAATCAATACTGA
- a CDS encoding GntP family permease, with amino-acid sequence MNAINILGIVGIIAAFILLTILIMKGLNIFLTVFICTLVVAVTTRMPIYGAFKTNFMVGFSSFFQNYFLLFLTGSLLAKAMDITGAAKSIAKAIIKLMGVDLAFVSVPLACGVLAYGGVTAHVCAFCVFSIALQVFRAADIPRRIIPGALCFGCSTFAMISPGAVQIHNAVPANNLGTPYTAGFVNGWISCLFMLVMGLIWLSMYIKKAKANGEHFAPIAGDDISDDPNERLPAPLLALLPLIVTIILVNIKNGKGAALIPVEVAVLAGTVFAVVVMYPFVKKGSLGKTFTDGVQMCLVSVTATSAVVGFGYVVSHSAQFSLITNAMINVPGPKLLSLFIGTTVIAGVCGSASGGLGIAVPILGSVYTKLGLSAASVHRVMALSSSALDSLPHNGYIVTVTNGLCRETHKASYGLTFRLTVVVPFLGSLLGVLLFTLFPNLP; translated from the coding sequence ATGAACGCAATAAATATATTGGGGATAGTAGGGATTATAGCGGCATTTATTTTGCTAACGATTCTCATCATGAAAGGCCTCAACATTTTTCTGACTGTATTTATCTGTACTCTTGTGGTTGCAGTTACAACACGTATGCCTATTTATGGAGCCTTCAAAACAAATTTTATGGTTGGTTTTAGTAGCTTTTTCCAGAATTATTTCCTGTTGTTCTTAACAGGCTCGCTACTGGCGAAGGCCATGGATATTACCGGTGCCGCCAAGTCGATCGCAAAAGCGATCATTAAGCTCATGGGCGTCGATTTGGCTTTTGTATCTGTGCCCCTTGCATGCGGTGTGTTGGCATACGGCGGTGTTACCGCCCATGTGTGCGCTTTCTGTGTGTTTTCGATTGCGCTGCAGGTGTTTCGGGCGGCGGATATTCCTCGAAGGATAATTCCCGGTGCCCTCTGCTTTGGATGCTCTACCTTCGCTATGATCTCGCCAGGTGCCGTACAAATCCACAACGCAGTACCTGCCAATAACTTGGGCACACCGTACACGGCAGGGTTTGTGAACGGCTGGATTTCATGTTTATTCATGCTGGTTATGGGGCTTATCTGGTTGAGCATGTACATCAAAAAGGCAAAGGCAAACGGTGAGCACTTTGCCCCCATTGCAGGAGATGATATCTCCGATGATCCCAATGAGAGACTGCCCGCCCCTCTTCTCGCTTTGCTTCCCCTCATCGTTACCATCATACTTGTGAATATTAAAAACGGAAAAGGGGCTGCGTTGATTCCGGTGGAAGTTGCGGTATTGGCTGGAACCGTTTTTGCAGTTGTAGTGATGTACCCGTTTGTAAAAAAAGGAAGCCTCGGCAAAACTTTTACGGATGGTGTTCAGATGTGCTTAGTCTCAGTAACAGCCACCAGCGCGGTGGTGGGCTTTGGTTATGTCGTTTCCCATTCGGCTCAGTTCTCGCTTATTACAAATGCTATGATCAACGTCCCCGGTCCGAAATTGCTGTCACTCTTTATAGGAACGACAGTTATTGCGGGCGTCTGCGGAAGCGCTTCCGGTGGCTTGGGCATTGCGGTACCGATTCTTGGGTCGGTTTACACGAAGTTGGGGCTTTCTGCCGCGTCGGTTCACCGCGTGATGGCCTTGTCCTCCTCGGCGCTGGATTCTCTGCCGCACAACGGCTATATCGTCACTGTAACAAACGGTCTATGCCGCGAAACGCACAAGGCTTCTTACGGACTTACCTTCCGACTGACGGTGGTCGTTCCGTTTCTTGGCTCGCTGCTCGGCGTGCTGCTGTTTACGCTATTCCCCAATCTGCCGTAA
- a CDS encoding CaiB/BaiF CoA transferase family protein: MFKPLTGIKVIDLTYFIAGPGAAKILADWGADVIKVEPVFGDPGRTTGKPMCMPTEDDCNILYNIYNANKRGLSLNLKAEDGKAVLEKILETADVFVTSYRTGALKRLGLDYEAMHARYPHIVWGQINGYGDFGPIKDNPGFDTVAFWARSGAMMDLVEKGTSPVNPLIGFGDATTSCSLAAGICGALYNKAKTGEGCKVMVSLFGQAIWSGSAGVASTQYGDSYPKTRLIPGTPVMNTYKSSDDIWFYMSILEPDRYNPLLLKGLGREELIADPAYGTAACKENARNMTKMLSEAFAEYTYVEIDKMLTDEDIAHEKVQGFHDIATDPQAVANLFVAPVKEWNGTETQMAMTPVRFTQVEPKTVQDIAPTVERTAPKVGMHSVEILKEYGYTQDQIDALLASGAVAVNIQKK; the protein is encoded by the coding sequence ATGTTTAAACCATTGACGGGTATAAAAGTTATTGATCTGACCTATTTCATTGCAGGACCCGGTGCTGCCAAGATTCTTGCGGACTGGGGCGCTGACGTTATCAAAGTAGAGCCGGTGTTCGGCGATCCGGGGCGCACAACGGGTAAGCCTATGTGCATGCCTACTGAGGACGATTGCAATATCCTTTATAACATCTACAACGCGAATAAGAGAGGACTTTCCTTGAACCTAAAGGCAGAGGATGGAAAAGCTGTTTTGGAAAAAATTCTGGAAACGGCGGACGTCTTTGTAACCAGCTACAGAACGGGTGCACTTAAACGTCTTGGACTGGATTACGAGGCTATGCACGCCAGGTATCCGCATATCGTATGGGGGCAAATCAACGGCTATGGAGATTTCGGTCCCATCAAGGATAACCCCGGTTTTGATACGGTTGCTTTCTGGGCTAGAAGCGGAGCCATGATGGATCTTGTCGAGAAAGGAACTTCTCCGGTTAATCCGCTGATCGGTTTTGGAGATGCCACAACGTCTTGCTCTCTTGCTGCCGGTATCTGCGGCGCGCTGTATAATAAAGCAAAGACCGGCGAGGGGTGTAAGGTCATGGTATCGTTATTTGGGCAAGCGATTTGGAGTGGGAGCGCCGGTGTAGCATCGACGCAGTATGGTGACAGTTATCCTAAGACCCGACTTATCCCCGGGACACCCGTTATGAACACCTACAAGAGCTCGGACGACATTTGGTTCTACATGAGTATTCTGGAGCCGGATCGGTACAATCCTTTGCTTCTCAAAGGGCTGGGCAGGGAGGAATTGATCGCGGATCCCGCCTATGGAACGGCCGCCTGTAAGGAAAATGCAAGGAATATGACAAAGATGCTCTCGGAGGCGTTTGCCGAATACACTTATGTCGAGATCGATAAAATGCTGACGGATGAGGACATCGCGCATGAAAAAGTACAGGGCTTCCATGATATTGCTACCGATCCGCAGGCAGTCGCAAACCTGTTTGTTGCGCCGGTGAAAGAGTGGAACGGCACGGAAACTCAAATGGCTATGACCCCTGTTCGCTTTACACAAGTTGAACCAAAGACCGTACAGGATATTGCACCAACTGTGGAACGCACTGCGCCTAAGGTGGGAATGCATTCCGTGGAGATTCTAAAAGAATATGGCTATACGCAGGATCAGATCGATGCTCTTTTGGCATCGGGCGCAGTAGCTGTGAATATCCAGAAAAAGTAA